The following proteins come from a genomic window of Nitrospira sp.:
- a CDS encoding Phospho-N-acetylmuramoyl-pentapeptide-transferase, producing MSSTLFFSCITSLLISMALIPPLRLLAERFRFVDLPGDRKVHKHPIPSIGGIAFAIGSFASILWWCPESSIKFSLLSGGLIILGFGVWDDRVNLGYRVKLLGQLLAALVIVFVGGIRFESVPLLTDDELPLWIGAPLTVVFLIAVSNAVNLTDGLDGLAGGLSFLTLCGVAYLAHLSGDSTVMLLAIPFLGGVLGFLRYNTYPARIFMGDGGSQLLGFTMGVLTILLTDPTRGPFSPALSLFLLGLPFLDTLGVAGQRLAEGRSPFIGDRTHVHHKLLRIGLSHYEAVTAIYAIQVGMVSSAYLLRWQSDALIISLYLVIAGSVLGGFIAAGRGLLPIPVSQDGKFHSGVTLTEFPNGPWLADRLIRFLSIAVPLFLIGLVFSPSNVPNDVGYLSIIIFGVVLLGLSFPSQVVLYFVRGGLYVGTTFLLYVSEGSRVSSMPAVAMANNIFFVVVAFTVLLILRFDEQNRFQTTPLDYLMVFLALAFPFLPEVRADISHLGVFAAKLIVLFFSFELLLHAFSNRVRQLGLVSLWILFGLGIRILL from the coding sequence ATGAGTAGCACGCTGTTTTTTAGTTGCATCACGTCGCTCCTTATCAGTATGGCCTTGATTCCACCCTTGCGTCTCCTGGCTGAGCGGTTCCGTTTCGTGGACTTACCGGGAGACCGGAAAGTTCACAAGCACCCTATTCCGAGTATCGGCGGGATTGCATTTGCGATCGGATCGTTTGCCAGCATCCTGTGGTGGTGTCCTGAGAGTTCCATTAAGTTTTCATTACTTTCCGGCGGGTTGATTATCCTGGGATTCGGCGTCTGGGATGATCGTGTGAATCTCGGTTACCGAGTGAAGTTGCTGGGGCAATTACTCGCGGCGCTTGTCATTGTCTTTGTGGGTGGAATCCGTTTCGAAAGTGTTCCGCTTCTTACCGATGATGAACTGCCGTTGTGGATCGGAGCTCCTCTCACCGTGGTCTTTCTGATCGCAGTTTCAAACGCGGTGAACCTTACGGACGGTCTCGATGGACTGGCCGGAGGGCTTTCATTCTTGACCCTTTGTGGCGTTGCTTATCTGGCCCATCTCTCCGGGGATTCGACTGTCATGTTGCTGGCGATTCCATTCCTGGGAGGTGTGTTGGGATTCCTCCGTTATAACACCTACCCTGCCAGAATTTTTATGGGTGATGGGGGCAGTCAGCTTCTTGGTTTCACGATGGGAGTCCTGACGATCTTATTGACTGATCCGACCAGAGGACCCTTTAGCCCGGCTTTGTCGCTCTTTCTCTTAGGATTGCCGTTTCTCGATACGCTGGGTGTGGCCGGCCAGCGGCTCGCCGAAGGACGGTCTCCGTTTATCGGCGATCGCACACATGTTCATCATAAGCTCTTGCGAATTGGTCTGTCTCACTATGAGGCTGTCACGGCGATTTATGCTATTCAAGTCGGGATGGTGAGCTCGGCCTACCTGCTTCGCTGGCAATCGGACGCACTGATTATATCGCTCTATCTCGTGATTGCGGGATCGGTGCTTGGAGGGTTCATTGCGGCCGGACGAGGGCTGCTGCCCATTCCCGTTTCACAAGACGGAAAGTTCCACTCGGGCGTTACTTTGACGGAATTTCCGAATGGTCCGTGGTTGGCGGACAGACTGATCCGCTTTCTCTCTATTGCCGTGCCGTTATTTTTAATCGGTCTGGTCTTTTCCCCATCGAACGTCCCGAATGATGTCGGTTACCTGTCGATCATCATATTCGGGGTCGTCTTGCTCGGACTCTCGTTTCCTTCTCAAGTCGTCCTTTATTTCGTGCGGGGAGGCCTCTATGTGGGAACGACGTTTTTACTCTACGTTTCCGAAGGTTCTCGGGTGAGCTCCATGCCTGCCGTCGCGATGGCGAACAATATTTTTTTTGTCGTGGTCGCCTTCACGGTATTATTGATTCTTCGTTTCGACGAACAGAATCGTTTTCAAACCACACCGCTCGACTACCTTATGGTGTTCTTAGCCCTTGCGTTTCCATTTCTTCCGGAAGTAAGAGCCGACATCTCGCATTTGGGTGTCTTTGCGGCCAAACTGATTGTCCTTTTCTTTTCCTTTGAGTTGCTGCTCCATGCGTTCTCGAACCGGGTGAGACAGCTGGGTCTCGTTTCACTCTGGATCCTGTTCGGACTCGGAATTCGGATTTTGTTGTAG
- a CDS encoding Glucose-methanol-choline (GMC) oxidoreductase:NAD binding site — protein sequence MFIDTRQVNEGATVRTSVCVIGGGVAGITIALELDKHRIETCLLESGGFSPDDQTRDLYRGENVALPYSFADGCRTRFLGGSSNCWGGWCRPWDAWEFDKREWVHFSGWPFGSDAVSPYLKRVHEILQLGPLNYDPAFWEAAVKRKDLLRFPLTSGRVRDIVCQFSPPTRFGKLYRATLQRSRCVSVYLYANAVELETDATARNVTSVRVRTLTGRTIHVSARLVILATGGIENARLLLTSRGVQTTGLGNSADLVGRFFMDHPRLYSGSVTFKKPWTRNMLYDAKFHYQNPAVAAYGTRIAAQLALKPEIVEQEQLLNCHVWFSSLFFGEDTEAAETLRRIRRTLSKMEQPGSSLGQDLAALMANPIDTLGFGFSRQFRPRQLIKSIRLQAIVEPEPNPDSCVTLSCERDQLGMNRVRVIWKLGSAVQRTFNRTFTIVADDLRRNGIADIALDPALEGGSWPETLESTSHHMGTTRMHDSPRYGVVDRNCRVHSVNNLYIAGSSVFPTGGTNFPTITIVALALRLSDHVANELQCNTWVGASGLASAPLSSRVPAMPGSVNS from the coding sequence ATGTTTATAGATACGCGCCAAGTGAATGAGGGAGCGACAGTTCGGACGAGCGTGTGTGTGATCGGAGGTGGTGTCGCCGGCATAACGATTGCCCTCGAACTCGATAAGCATAGAATTGAAACCTGCCTCCTGGAAAGCGGGGGATTTAGTCCTGATGATCAGACTCGCGACCTTTATCGCGGAGAAAACGTTGCATTACCCTACTCATTTGCGGATGGTTGTCGAACACGCTTCCTCGGCGGAAGCAGCAACTGCTGGGGCGGATGGTGTCGTCCCTGGGATGCATGGGAATTTGACAAGCGGGAATGGGTGCATTTTAGCGGGTGGCCTTTTGGATCGGACGCAGTGAGCCCATACCTAAAAAGAGTCCATGAGATCCTTCAATTGGGCCCTCTCAACTATGACCCAGCCTTTTGGGAAGCGGCGGTCAAAAGAAAAGACTTGCTGAGGTTCCCGCTTACAAGCGGCAGAGTGCGGGACATCGTGTGTCAGTTCAGTCCACCCACTCGATTTGGGAAGCTCTATAGAGCGACGCTTCAGCGCTCACGTTGTGTGAGCGTGTACCTCTATGCGAATGCGGTCGAACTTGAAACAGATGCAACAGCAAGAAACGTTACCAGCGTGCGTGTGCGTACGTTGACTGGCAGGACCATTCATGTCTCCGCACGTCTTGTCATATTGGCAACCGGTGGGATCGAAAACGCACGACTGTTATTGACATCACGGGGTGTACAGACTACTGGCTTGGGCAACTCAGCCGACTTGGTAGGACGTTTTTTTATGGACCACCCTCGATTGTACTCAGGTAGTGTGACATTCAAGAAACCTTGGACTCGCAACATGCTCTATGATGCAAAGTTCCATTATCAGAATCCGGCTGTTGCTGCGTATGGCACGCGAATTGCCGCTCAGCTTGCACTCAAGCCGGAGATCGTAGAACAAGAACAATTACTTAACTGCCATGTCTGGTTTTCCTCTCTGTTTTTCGGAGAGGATACCGAGGCAGCTGAGACTCTCAGGAGAATCAGACGCACCCTTTCCAAGATGGAGCAACCGGGAAGTAGTCTTGGTCAAGACTTGGCTGCACTCATGGCCAACCCTATTGACACGCTCGGTTTTGGCTTCTCGCGTCAGTTCCGGCCACGGCAGCTCATAAAGAGCATTCGCCTTCAGGCCATTGTCGAGCCCGAGCCTAACCCAGATAGCTGCGTTACCCTATCATGCGAAAGGGATCAGTTGGGCATGAATCGCGTTCGTGTCATATGGAAGCTGGGATCAGCAGTGCAACGAACCTTTAATCGAACCTTCACCATAGTGGCAGACGATCTGAGACGAAATGGTATTGCTGACATCGCGTTGGATCCTGCTTTAGAGGGTGGAAGCTGGCCGGAGACACTGGAAAGCACTTCTCATCATATGGGCACCACGCGCATGCATGATTCTCCTCGATATGGCGTTGTCGATCGCAACTGTCGAGTGCACAGCGTAAACAACCTGTATATCGCTGGAAGCTCCGTCTTTCCAACCGGTGGAACGAATTTTCCCACGATAACGATTGTGGCGCTCGCATTGCGACTATCGGATCATGTCGCAAATGAATTACAATGCAATACTTGGGTTGGAGCGAGCGGCCTAGCCTCCGCCCCTCTTTCAAGTCGAGTCCCAGCCATGCCCGGCTCTGTAAACAGCTGA
- a CDS encoding Acetyltransferase, with amino-acid sequence MPLVTAPIILGANVWIAADVFVGPGVSIGEGAVVGARSSVFKNVDSWTVVAGNPLQTIRERNVITNHE; translated from the coding sequence ATGCCCCTGGTTACAGCTCCAATTATTCTCGGCGCAAATGTTTGGATTGCGGCAGACGTATTTGTGGGTCCTGGCGTATCTATAGGAGAAGGCGCTGTCGTGGGTGCCAGGTCCAGTGTTTTTAAAAATGTTGATTCCTGGACAGTCGTTGCCGGCAATCCACTTCAGACGATCCGAGAACGGAACGTAATAACCAATCATGAGTAA
- a CDS encoding Mobile element protein: protein MVSIIDNRVNGVAERFIRTLKEQLLWVRTFKTVEELRQALLDWLHLYNEQWLIERHGFRSPIQVRRDLLVTLEAA from the coding sequence GTGGTGTCCATTATTGACAACCGGGTCAACGGCGTGGCGGAGCGGTTCATTCGGACGCTGAAAGAGCAACTCTTATGGGTGCGCACGTTCAAGACGGTGGAGGAGCTCCGCCAGGCTCTGCTCGACTGGTTGCATCTCTATAATGAACAGTGGCTCATCGAGCGGCATGGGTTCCGCTCACCAATCCAGGTACGTCGAGACCTGCTGGTCACGCTGGAGGCCGCATGA
- a CDS encoding Mobile element protein, whose amino-acid sequence MAVSLYVGIDIAKAQLDVACRPTSARWTVPHTARGIGRLVRRLRRVQPTLVVLEATGGLELNVASELAAAALPVAVVNPRQVRHFAKATGQLAKTDALDAAVLAQFAEAVRPIARPLPDEATRRLEALVNRRRQLLTMLTAEQNRHTRASRDMQIEIHAHMEWLTQRVAELESTLGQQIRQSPIWREQDDVLQSVPGVGPVLSRTILADLPELGTLNRRAIAALVGVAPLNRDSGTWRGTRRIGGGRGPVRAVLYMAAVTAARCNPVIRAFYQRLRAAGKTVKVALTACMRKLLTILNAMIKHHTPWQCGFQRT is encoded by the coding sequence ATGGCCGTGTCTCTGTATGTCGGTATTGATATCGCGAAAGCTCAGTTGGATGTGGCGTGTCGTCCCACGAGCGCCCGGTGGACCGTCCCGCATACTGCCCGTGGGATTGGCCGACTGGTCCGGCGACTTCGTCGCGTGCAGCCGACGTTGGTCGTGCTGGAAGCCACCGGTGGCTTGGAGCTGAATGTCGCAAGTGAGCTGGCCGCTGCGGCCCTGCCAGTCGCCGTGGTGAATCCCCGGCAAGTTCGGCATTTCGCGAAGGCCACGGGGCAACTGGCCAAGACGGATGCGCTGGACGCCGCGGTGCTGGCGCAGTTTGCCGAAGCGGTGCGGCCCATTGCCCGCCCGCTGCCGGATGAGGCCACACGCCGACTGGAAGCGCTGGTGAATCGCCGGCGTCAACTGCTGACCATGCTGACAGCGGAACAGAACCGACACACCCGCGCTTCGCGCGACATGCAGATCGAGATCCACGCCCATATGGAATGGTTGACGCAGCGGGTCGCGGAGCTGGAGTCGACGCTGGGGCAGCAGATCCGACAGAGCCCGATCTGGCGTGAGCAGGACGACGTGCTGCAGAGTGTGCCGGGCGTCGGGCCGGTGCTGAGCCGCACCATACTGGCAGACTTGCCGGAGCTGGGAACGTTGAACCGCCGCGCGATTGCGGCGCTGGTGGGCGTGGCCCCGTTGAACCGGGATAGCGGAACCTGGCGCGGCACGCGGCGCATCGGGGGAGGACGTGGCCCCGTGCGGGCGGTCCTCTATATGGCCGCCGTGACGGCGGCGCGGTGCAATCCTGTGATTCGAGCGTTCTATCAGCGGTTGCGCGCGGCGGGGAAGACGGTCAAGGTGGCGTTGACCGCCTGTATGCGAAAGTTGCTGACTATCTTGAATGCGATGATCAAACATCACACTCCGTGGCAGTGCGGATTTCAAAGGACTTGA
- a CDS encoding Transposase has protein sequence MTASMSRKGNCYDNAPMESFWGTLKNELVHDRWYDTREQAQLEITEYIELFYNRQRRHSRLGNRSPAAFALQWPRQQPAA, from the coding sequence ATGACCGCGTCCATGAGTCGGAAGGGGAATTGCTATGACAACGCGCCGATGGAGAGTTTCTGGGGGACGCTGAAGAATGAGCTGGTGCATGATCGGTGGTATGACACACGGGAGCAAGCACAGCTGGAAATCACGGAGTACATCGAGCTGTTCTACAACCGGCAGCGGCGACATTCTCGGCTGGGAAATCGCTCACCTGCGGCATTTGCCCTTCAGTGGCCCCGTCAGCAGCCGGCGGCGTGA
- a CDS encoding glycosyl transferase, group 1 translates to MKLGILAASISSSAGGIFAAMLGQCKALHDIFQANIQVFGLDDARSSKDAHSWKPLTTCTFTVKGPVSFGYSPDLFQALQATKLDLVHVHGLWMYPSLANLQLSKRRHCPYIISPHGMLDPWALRNSAWKKRLAKFFYEETHLRGAACIHAVSRSEARSIREYGLSNPICVVPNGVDLISDTASCKPGTSTDEMELLYVGRLHPKKNLRTLLYAWQEICRRGNNNVRRWKLTITGWDQNGHQAELKELAYQLGVDGSVRFSGPQYGAEKDATFSAAQAFILPSLSEGLPMAVLEAWSHGLPVLITPECNLPEAFEVGAGIQIGNDSTTIADGLAQLFDMEDEARRAMGKRGRELVNARFTWSNIARQMYSVYRWILGVGAKPDCVVD, encoded by the coding sequence ATGAAGCTTGGTATCCTCGCTGCATCAATTTCGAGCTCGGCTGGTGGAATTTTTGCGGCAATGCTAGGACAATGCAAAGCTCTCCATGATATTTTTCAAGCAAATATCCAAGTTTTTGGTTTAGACGATGCACGTTCATCAAAAGATGCTCACTCGTGGAAGCCGTTGACGACCTGTACCTTCACAGTGAAAGGTCCTGTGAGTTTCGGATATTCGCCGGACCTGTTCCAGGCCTTGCAGGCAACTAAGCTGGATCTTGTGCATGTCCATGGGCTCTGGATGTATCCATCATTAGCAAACCTTCAGTTGAGCAAGAGGCGACACTGTCCATACATCATTTCGCCGCACGGTATGTTAGATCCATGGGCCTTACGGAATAGTGCATGGAAAAAACGACTTGCAAAATTTTTCTATGAGGAAACTCATCTGCGTGGAGCAGCTTGTATCCATGCGGTTTCTCGATCTGAAGCGCGATCAATTCGAGAGTATGGTCTAAGCAATCCTATATGTGTGGTACCGAACGGAGTTGATCTAATCTCGGACACAGCATCTTGCAAGCCAGGAACATCCACCGATGAAATGGAACTGCTTTATGTTGGCAGGTTACACCCCAAGAAAAATCTGCGAACTCTTCTTTACGCCTGGCAGGAGATTTGTCGGCGGGGAAACAACAATGTTAGGAGGTGGAAACTTACTATCACCGGTTGGGATCAAAACGGGCATCAAGCTGAGTTGAAAGAACTAGCATATCAACTGGGCGTTGACGGAAGCGTACGTTTTTCTGGGCCTCAGTACGGGGCTGAAAAGGATGCCACATTTTCTGCAGCACAGGCTTTTATTTTACCGTCGTTGAGTGAGGGACTTCCAATGGCTGTGTTGGAAGCATGGTCACACGGATTGCCGGTGTTAATCACTCCGGAATGCAACCTTCCTGAAGCGTTTGAAGTGGGAGCAGGGATCCAAATTGGAAATGACTCTACTACGATAGCGGATGGTCTGGCTCAACTGTTTGACATGGAGGACGAAGCACGGAGGGCAATGGGGAAGCGGGGTAGAGAACTAGTAAACGCTCGTTTCACCTGGTCCAATATAGCCCGACAAATGTACTCGGTATACAGATGGATACTCGGCGTTGGTGCAAAGCCTGATTGCGTTGTTGACTAG
- a CDS encoding Glycosyltransferase, translating to MKIVFVNRFFYPDHSATSQLLSDLVFGLARSGYEIVVLTGRQVYDQPVTSLLNYEILGGAQIYRMWTTHFGRQNLLGRTVDYFTFYFSAAWYLLTMLKSGDLVVAKTDPPLISVVVALMAKIRGADLINWIQDLFPEIAMALEVRGVRIVGPLLKSFRNWSLVMAKFNIVLGTRMAQRLLDEHIPQNKIRLIHNWADGDEIRPLESGAIPLRLEWGLRDKFVVGYSGNMGRAHEFETILSTAEVLSQVENVVFLFIGNGARQAWIMREVDKRGLNNVVFRPYQPREQLKFSLGVPDVHLISLHPYLEGLIVPSKFYGVAAAGRPMIFIGDTDGEIPRLLKDSESGWTVLAGDVASLEIYIRDLAKCPAKAWQAGFRARQLFDKRYSKALALAQWDEVLGQVAR from the coding sequence ATGAAGATCGTATTTGTCAATAGATTTTTTTATCCTGATCATTCCGCGACAAGCCAACTTCTAAGCGATCTCGTATTTGGTTTGGCTCGATCTGGCTATGAGATTGTGGTGCTTACGGGCAGGCAAGTCTATGATCAACCTGTGACGTCTCTTCTGAACTATGAGATTCTAGGAGGAGCACAGATCTATCGAATGTGGACAACTCATTTTGGACGGCAGAATTTACTCGGACGGACGGTTGACTATTTCACATTTTATTTCAGTGCTGCCTGGTACCTATTGACCATGCTCAAGTCTGGTGATCTTGTCGTAGCGAAGACTGATCCTCCTCTGATTTCGGTAGTCGTGGCCCTTATGGCAAAAATCCGCGGAGCTGATCTCATCAATTGGATTCAGGACCTATTCCCAGAGATTGCCATGGCGCTTGAAGTACGAGGTGTTCGCATTGTTGGTCCTTTGCTGAAAAGCTTTCGAAACTGGTCTTTGGTTATGGCCAAATTCAATATTGTGCTGGGAACTCGAATGGCTCAACGTCTACTGGACGAGCATATTCCGCAGAATAAAATCAGGTTGATTCACAATTGGGCGGATGGAGATGAGATCCGTCCACTGGAAAGCGGTGCCATTCCCCTCCGATTAGAATGGGGATTGCGGGACAAGTTTGTAGTTGGGTATTCTGGCAACATGGGAAGGGCACATGAATTTGAGACAATCCTTTCAACTGCTGAAGTCCTATCACAGGTAGAAAATGTTGTTTTCCTTTTTATCGGGAATGGTGCCCGTCAGGCGTGGATCATGCGTGAGGTAGATAAGCGAGGTCTAAACAATGTCGTCTTTAGACCCTATCAGCCCAGAGAGCAATTGAAGTTCAGTCTGGGAGTGCCGGATGTGCATCTAATTTCCTTACATCCTTATCTCGAGGGATTGATCGTTCCGAGTAAGTTTTATGGTGTTGCGGCTGCTGGACGCCCTATGATTTTTATCGGTGACACCGACGGAGAAATCCCTCGGCTTCTCAAAGATTCTGAGTCTGGCTGGACAGTTCTGGCAGGAGACGTAGCAAGTCTCGAAATATATATTCGAGACCTTGCGAAATGTCCTGCGAAGGCCTGGCAGGCTGGTTTCAGGGCCAGGCAACTATTTGATAAGCGATATTCCAAAGCTCTCGCTCTTGCCCAGTGGGATGAGGTGCTTGGTCAAGTCGCTCGTTGA
- a CDS encoding Eight transmembrane protein EpsH / EpsI protein, producing the protein MNRRVLLGLSVLLATGLLGYLYADSLIFLFNRIGSDDYSHGIFVPAVCLFLVWQARHRISAVGIKNSWLGPAIVSAGLLLYGVGELATLYVVQHLSLWIVLVGLVIGAMGVRAAREIMFPLAYLLTAIPLPNFLYAGLSSKLQLWSSALGIGCLQLIGVTAFREGNVIDLGPVQLQVVEACSGIRYLLPLASLALLCAYLFKDRMWKRIVLVLSSIPISIFVNGFRIGMIGLLVEWDGQGAAEGFSHLFEGAVLFMASLGLLILEMWLLAKVHPMGSRMSFSERFTWTDDGQRALLEGRGLRPEAPTSNLQPSASNRVLPGPAFLFSVALLVPVAFAATFLTDRKEIAPTRAIFVDFPMQFDGWVGTALALEKQYVDALRFDDYVLADFRSHKGQSVTFYVAYYQSQRKGQSAHSPQSCLPGDGWEIASMNGVDIPAGSGMVRSSVYVNRAVIQKGNHKQVVWYWFKQRDRILSNEYLVKFFLFWDAITRGRTDGALVRVSSVVGPGETEEIVDQRLLQLVSVVEPELNRYVPD; encoded by the coding sequence ATGAATCGTAGGGTTTTACTCGGTTTAAGCGTCCTATTGGCCACTGGGTTATTGGGATATCTGTATGCGGACAGCCTCATCTTTCTGTTCAACCGGATCGGCAGCGATGACTATAGCCATGGGATCTTTGTTCCGGCGGTCTGCCTGTTTTTGGTCTGGCAGGCACGGCATCGCATCTCAGCAGTCGGCATTAAAAATTCTTGGTTAGGGCCGGCGATTGTCTCGGCCGGCCTCCTTCTCTATGGAGTAGGTGAACTGGCGACTCTGTATGTCGTGCAACATCTTTCTCTCTGGATTGTGCTTGTGGGACTGGTTATCGGCGCAATGGGCGTGCGGGCCGCTCGCGAGATCATGTTTCCGCTGGCTTATCTCTTGACCGCTATTCCATTGCCAAATTTTCTCTATGCCGGTCTGTCCAGCAAGCTTCAGCTGTGGTCCTCGGCTTTAGGGATCGGTTGCTTGCAACTGATAGGGGTCACCGCCTTTCGAGAGGGAAATGTCATCGATCTAGGTCCGGTGCAACTTCAAGTCGTCGAAGCCTGCAGCGGAATCCGATATCTGTTGCCCCTGGCCTCTCTGGCGCTGCTCTGTGCCTACCTGTTCAAAGATCGGATGTGGAAACGCATTGTCCTCGTACTTTCATCGATTCCGATCTCGATCTTTGTCAATGGATTTCGTATCGGCATGATCGGCTTGCTGGTGGAATGGGACGGGCAGGGGGCAGCCGAAGGATTTTCACACCTCTTCGAGGGTGCGGTGCTATTCATGGCGAGTTTAGGGTTGTTGATACTCGAGATGTGGCTGCTTGCCAAAGTACATCCGATGGGGAGTAGGATGTCATTTTCAGAAAGGTTTACCTGGACCGATGACGGTCAAAGAGCGTTATTAGAGGGTAGAGGCCTGAGGCCTGAGGCACCAACCTCCAACCTCCAACCTTCAGCCTCCAACAGGGTTCTCCCCGGACCCGCCTTCCTTTTCAGCGTGGCGCTCCTTGTTCCGGTCGCCTTTGCTGCAACCTTTCTGACTGATCGTAAGGAGATTGCGCCGACCCGAGCCATATTCGTCGATTTTCCCATGCAGTTCGATGGGTGGGTTGGAACAGCTCTCGCATTAGAAAAACAGTATGTCGATGCCCTTCGGTTTGATGACTATGTATTGGCTGACTTCCGTTCCCACAAAGGCCAATCCGTCACGTTCTATGTGGCGTATTACCAGTCGCAACGAAAGGGCCAGTCAGCACACTCTCCTCAGAGCTGTCTTCCGGGCGACGGATGGGAAATTGCTTCAATGAATGGTGTGGATATCCCGGCCGGCAGCGGAATGGTCCGATCGTCGGTGTATGTGAATCGGGCGGTGATTCAGAAGGGCAATCATAAACAAGTGGTCTGGTACTGGTTCAAGCAGCGAGATCGGATACTCAGTAACGAATATCTCGTCAAGTTCTTCTTGTTTTGGGATGCTATCACTCGAGGACGGACCGACGGAGCACTTGTGCGTGTTTCCTCGGTTGTTGGACCGGGGGAAACAGAAGAGATCGTCGATCAACGGCTGCTACAGCTTGTCTCAGTCGTGGAGCCGGAGTTGAATCGTTACGTCCCGGATTGA
- a CDS encoding Mobile element protein, with translation MAEWPAQYVIADKGYDSHAIVEAIERSGAKAVIPPRSCVKELRETDVALYAERYRIECFFNKLKHYRAVATRYAKRVRNFASLIYLVASVLWMK, from the coding sequence TTGGCAGAATGGCCTGCGCAATATGTGATAGCCGACAAGGGGTACGACAGTCACGCGATCGTGGAGGCGATTGAACGTTCCGGTGCAAAAGCCGTGATTCCGCCGCGCTCCTGCGTCAAAGAGCTGCGCGAGACGGATGTCGCCCTGTATGCTGAACGCTATCGCATCGAGTGCTTCTTTAACAAGCTCAAGCACTATCGCGCGGTCGCCACCCGGTACGCCAAACGGGTCCGCAACTTCGCGAGTCTCATCTATCTTGTTGCGTCCGTGCTCTGGATGAAATGA
- a CDS encoding Mobile element protein, translating into MARRELRDDQWKRIKELLPSKASDPGRTATDNRTFVDAVLWIARTGAHWRELPEQFGTWNRVFQRYNRWAKAGVWERMFRQLAGDPDFEYVMIDSTIVRAHQHAAGAKGGRLRRKPLAGRKVG; encoded by the coding sequence ATGGCGAGACGCGAGCTACGAGACGACCAATGGAAGCGGATTAAAGAGTTGTTGCCTAGCAAAGCGAGCGATCCAGGACGGACCGCAACCGATAACCGGACATTCGTGGATGCGGTGCTGTGGATCGCGCGGACCGGTGCACACTGGCGGGAGCTGCCGGAACAGTTCGGCACCTGGAACCGTGTGTTTCAGCGGTATAACCGGTGGGCAAAGGCAGGCGTGTGGGAGCGCATGTTTCGTCAGCTAGCCGGCGATCCAGATTTTGAGTATGTGATGATCGACTCCACCATCGTCCGTGCGCACCAACACGCGGCTGGCGCAAAAGGGGGGCGGCTGAGACGGAAGCCCTTGGCCGGTCGAAAGGTGGGCTGA
- a CDS encoding UDP-N-acetylglucosamine 2-epimerase, with the protein MPCLTLRDNTERPETITIGTNELIGTDPLKLAPALSRLMAGQWKKGAIPPLWDGKAAERNRGVFRTSA; encoded by the coding sequence GTGCCCTGTCTCACGCTACGAGATAACACCGAGCGACCGGAGACCATTACGATTGGGACCAACGAACTGATTGGGACCGATCCGCTGAAACTCGCTCCGGCACTGTCGCGGTTAATGGCAGGGCAGTGGAAGAAAGGCGCGATTCCACCACTGTGGGACGGGAAGGCGGCGGAACGGAATCGTGGAGTGTTTAGAACGAGTGCTTAG
- a CDS encoding Transposase gives MAQTFVATRPNETWVTDITYVPTAEGWLYLAGIKDLFTCEVVGYTMEARMTTDLVKRPRPGLIHHSDRGSQYCAQDY, from the coding sequence TTGGCCCAAACGTTTGTGGCGACACGACCGAACGAGACCTGGGTCACCGACATCACGTACGTGCCGACCGCGGAAGGCTGGCTGTATCTCGCCGGCATCAAGGATCTGTTCACCTGTGAGGTGGTCGGGTATACAATGGAAGCTCGGATGACGACAGACTTGGTGAAGCGCCCACGCCCAGGCTTGATCCACCACTCCGACCGTGGGTCCCAATATTGTGCTCAGGACTATTAG